The Pyrenophora tritici-repentis strain M4 chromosome 9, whole genome shotgun sequence sequence GGCACCGTGGTCGGCGAGTATGTGGGCGAGATAGTTCCTGCAGAAGGGTCTATGGGGTACTTCAGCCCGTACATGTTTGAGATGCGGAATAACAGGGAGAATCTTGGGAACATGGATGCGTTGAAGGTGGGGAGTTGGACGCGGTTTATCAATCATTCTTGTGAGGCGAATATGGCGTTTGAGCTGCATAGGGTTGGGGCTGAGGTGAGGGTTTTTGTGAGAGTGAGGAGGGAGGTTGCGGCGGGGGAGGAACTGACTGTAAATTATGGGAAGGATTATTGGCACGGGATTGGGGTTGAGAAGTGTTGCTGTGGGGAGGAGAGCTGTATTGGAAAGAAGTGAGAACTGGGTTTTTGTATTGATATTTTGCTTGATATTGTACAATTATGTTTTCTTATGTTGTTTTTTACCATTGTCTACGCAATTTTCCCTACTCTGCGAATAAGCTCTCCAATATCATACCATATGCCTCAGCTGCTTGTATCAGCTCATCTTGACTCAATCCCTCATTATCCGTGTGTGCAACTTCAATCGTACCAGTGCCATAAAGATACTTTTTTTCAACTTGTGGCAGGCTGGGAATATCCGTTCCGTAGAAGACAGGCGCAACCTCCAGGCCCTCAATGTCGGTATCCAGAATCGGCGCCGGATACGTGGTATTGGCGAAAAGAACATTGAAAGTTGCATTTGCTTCCTTTGCTCGACTGGCAATAGGAGAAAGCATGCCCGCCATCATGTCTTTCACGACCTCGACTGCGTCGTCTTCGCTCCTCGCTATGCGAACGACAATACTAGCATTGGCATGCTCTGGTACAACGTTTCCTGCGACACCGCCCATTATGCGCCCCGCATTTAGTGTCGTAGCACCAAGTAGCTCGCTACTCGGAAGTGCAGGCTCAAGCATATTCAACGCCATGATTGCCTCAGCGAGGTAGTTGATCGCGCTCACACCAAGCCAGGGGTAAGCGGAGTGTGCGGCTTTGCCCGTGACATTCAAGTCAACGCGTAGACTGCCTTTGTGTCCGCTAGCAAGCTTGCCTTCCGTTGGCTCGCCGAAGATGCCGGCACGGAAGGTCATGTTGGAGGCATACTTGGCAAATGCTTTCATTCCAGTGCCGCCAATTTCTTCGCTAACAACGAATAACATACCTAGGCTAGGTGTGTCGGTGCGTGATTGGAAGAACTTGTGCGTTGCAATGATCATGGTCGCTATGGGCCCTTTGGCGTCGACTGTGCCACGACCATAGTGATAGACTGTACCGTTCTCTTCTCGGCGTTCGAAAGGATAGAATGGTGGGACCTTGCTCTGATTTAGCTACTTGGAAGACAGATTGATACAAGATTTTGCGCTTACAGTATCGATATGACTCGTAATCAGAACTTCGGGCCATGTTCCTTCATCTTTGAGCGCCTGCGGATAAGCGAAGACGTTAAAGGTGCCAGTGTCTCCTACTGGCACCTCATCAACATAGTAACCCAAACCAGTCAAGTACTCGGACAAGAAGTTGGCACATTCGACTTCGTCCTCGGAGATGGAGGGAATATTAACCAGCTCTTCATGgaggttgaaaagcttgTCTATTTCTTCTGTCGTGAGAGAGGTGTGCCGGCTTGCAATTTTTTGACTGTCTGATTTCACAACAGATCCAGCATTGGGAACCTGCGGTGCTGCGACTGCAAACTGAAGAGCGACTAGCGCCACAAAAGATCTGAGGACAGTCATTCTGACGATTACCTGGCAGATTCGAGGGATGATGAAACGTAGCTCGGGGGCTTCTAGCAGGCTGATATGTGGAGTATTAGTGCCTTCTTATACCTGAAGAGCATCTTTGTCCTCGGAAGACATCATCCACTTTTGGCAACATCCCGGGTGCCTATCATGAGATGAGCCGTATCAATTGCCAAGCCATGATATGATGAGGCCCCCTGCAAGTGGTGAAGCTTTGAAGGTTGGCATACGTCGTGCAACATGCGGCTCCACTCACTCAATGTCATCTTCTGCTGTCTTCAGTACGACAGGGATACATAACAGGTGACCAATGTTCGCTTGGATTCTTTATTGCACACGATGAAGAGGTTCAGAATGTAGACCAAGCAAGTTACGATTTATTAGCGTAGCTGGCGCGATCAACGGAAGAACGAGTATGGTTATGCAAAGCAGTCTTTATAGTTCGTTCTGTGACAGGATTTTTACCGGTGATAGTAGGTTAGATTAGTCGTATGATGTCAATGGTGACAACGGGTGCAAATGCGGGGTGCGATGCTCTTATCCCGGAAGGATATGGTAAGCGTAACCTTGGCAGCCACGGTAACATGAGGGCTTGAGTACTTTGTCCTGCCAAATTGGGTAATGCGAGGATGAAGTTCTAATCGCCGTAGAAATGCCGGACATGCCCGCTTTGGTGCCGGCGACAATACAGATACAACCGTGACTCCACAACCTTGACGACCTCGTAAGCTACTATGGCAAGTGAGATATCGCAAAGCTACTGTAAGGCAAATAAAGTAGAAATATGATATTCATGTTTGAAGATCGTTCACATGGTTGTAGTGGGGGCGCAGCTGCAGCTATCCAGCCAACACACTCAATCCGATGATGGGTTTCGCATTGGAAGTAATAGAGCAGAAAAAGGAATGATGTAGTGACGTCGTAGGTGCAGTAGCTCGTCTATGCATGCATTCGTCGAGAGAAGGTTGGCCACTTGCTCAGCGCCATAATCAACATGTTTGAACTCCAGCGATGATCCCGAGACATCGGAATTGATCCGCACACATGGCTATTACATTGCCCGTTTTACCAGCTGACTCTCAAAGCGCTCGTGGAAGACAAAGAAGCCGAGGGAGGATAGCGTGCCGCGCTTGACCGCCTTTGGCCGGATTGGCGTCCCATGCATGCATCACAGGCTGGACTCGACACATCCGCGTACGGACCGGTGCGAAGCTTGAGCTTTTACCTTTAACTGTCGCGTCGTGTTCTTTACCGCACACCTTCACCACTGGAATACACCCAAAGGATTGCAATCATGTTCGGGTTTGTCGCTGACGGCTTGACGTGAGTATACCCCGCCCCCGCCGTCAATGTGTTTGGAGCAAACTCCGGAGTTTGGTATACGGGTACCTGGGCTGCTGGCTGCACTTTTGGAGCTTGCAGGGTCGTGAATACCACCGAGGACTTGGTCAAAATCTCTTTTTGCTATCAACTCATCAACTACCTTGCTAACAATACGTAGCGTCGCAACCACCGTCTTCTTCCCCATATTCGCATCCTACAAAGCCTTGCACACGTCAGACCCGGCACTCCTCGCACCATGGCTGATCTACTTCGTCGTCCTCTCAGCCTTTACCGCGGTCGAAAACACGTTCGACTTCATACTTAGTTGGGTCCCTTTTTACTCATGGATCCGCTTCTTCGCACATCTATACCTGATTCTGCCTGGTTCGCAGGGAGCCAACTATCTCTATCAAGAATACATGGAGCCATTCCTGTACCACCACGAGAGAGAAATTGATGAGTTCATAAGCCAGAGCCATGACCGAGCTAAATCGGCGGGAATGGCATACGTGGAGATGGGAATTGAATGGGTCAGGGTCAACTTGCTGGGCTTCGCACCGAAGAAGCCTCAATCGCCCAGACCCGATGGACAAACATATGCACAGAATCTGATGAGCAGGTTCCAAATGCCATCGGCAAGGGGCAGCAACGATCTATACGGATTAGTGAACCAAGCACTCAGCGGAGCCAGTGCACTCTACGGTGCTGGCGCTGCGGGTGGTGCTGGTGCGAGTAGTGCAGGAACTCGAGACGCCCGAGCTACAGACCTGAGCCGCGGTGCAGCGAACCTTGTTCCAGACAACATCCGCAACAACGCCGACCGAATGAGCTACGTCACTTCGCAACGTGAGCGCCTCGAGACGCTCCTCCAAGCCTTTACACGCGAGCAAGAGAACATACAATCGCAGCAAACTGGCGGACATGTATATCACGATGGTGCGAGCAGCGGAAGCCGCTCGGGCACTATTTCGCGCAACAGGAGCGAGGTCGAGTTTGACAGGATTGAGCGCGACGAACTGAGCTCTGGCTCTGATCGGCCTCCTTACCCCCTCACGCCTCCCCCGCTAGACCGACGGACAAGCAGCGGATGGATGCCTTGGAACTGGCAGCGTCAGGAGCAGCAGGAAGATCCTCTGGCATATGGACGAGAGCCCAGCGACGTGAGGAACAGGGCAAGGGCGTCTGGTTTTGATCTCGGCGATCGTTAGCACAACCTTGGAAATGGGAATTTATGACATCATGGCTCGCTTTGGCGTTTAGGTAGCATGGCAGATGGCAGATGGCAGATGGCACTCTGCTAGGCCTCATGACTATAAGATAGATCTGTATACACGGTACCCCGGTTACTGGGTACGAGCGGAAATGGTTGTTTTGGTATTGTTACAACCTATACATACACCAACATATCATGTACGATGCCATACGCCCCATGTAGGCGTCCGCCATCCGGATCTTCATGCCCATCTATGCCTTCACTTCTTTGTATGGATACTTTGCCGTGTCGTCCTTCCTCAGCACaatcttcctcttcttttTTGTGCTCACATGCTCCACCCACACTTCCTTTGTCATCTTGCTCGTAAATTCCCTAATGAAGCGAGGGTCCCAGAGCTCAGATGCAATACCCAAGTCTTTACAGCATCGCATCAGAGCATTAGATTTGCAGCCCTCGGTCGCGGTGGGAATACCGTCGGGATCGAAATATTGTTGCTCGCCACG is a genomic window containing:
- a CDS encoding ArgE, Acetylornithine deacetylase-Succinyl-diaminopimelate desuccinylase and related deacylase, translated to MTVLRSFVALVALQFAVAAPQVPNAGSVVKSDSQKIASRHTSLTTEEIDKLFNLHEELVNIPSISEDEVECANFLSEYLTGLGYYVDEVPVGDTGTFNVFAYPQALKDEGTWPEVLITSHIDTSKVPPFYPFERREENGTVYHYGRGTVDAKGPIATMIIATHKFFQSRTDTPSLGMLFVVSEEIGGTGMKAFAKYASNMTFRAGIFGEPTEGKLASGHKGSLRVDLNVTGKAAHSAYPWLGVSAINYLAEAIMALNMLEPALPSSELLGATTLNAGRIMGGVAGNVVPEHANASIVVRIARSEDDAVEVVKDMMAGMLSPIASRAKEANATFNVLFANTTYPAPILDTDIEGLEVAPVFYGTDIPSLPQVEKKYLYGTGTIEVAHTDNEGLSQDELIQAAEAYE
- a CDS encoding TB2-DP1-HVA22 domain containing protein; protein product: MFGFVADGLTVATTVFFPIFASYKALHTSDPALLAPWLIYFVVLSAFTAVENTFDFILSWVPFYSWIRFFAHLYLILPGSQGANYLYQEYMEPFLYHHEREIDEFISQSHDRAKSAGMAYVEMGIEWVRVNLLGFAPKKPQSPRPDGQTYAQNLMSRFQMPSARGSNDLYGLVNQALSGASALYGAGAAGGAGASSAGTRDARATDLSRGAANLVPDNIRNNADRMSYVTSQRERLETLLQAFTREQENIQSQQTGGHVYHDGASSGSRSGTISRNRSEVEFDRIERDELSSGSDRPPYPLTPPPLDRRTSSGWMPWNWQRQEQQEDPLAYGREPSDVRNRARASGFDLGDR